The following nucleotide sequence is from Kineobactrum salinum.
CAGCGCGCGGCCGCGCTCAAGGACATGGCCAAGCACCTGATGGCCCACAAGGAAGACTTTTACGCACTGTCGGCCAGCACCGGCGCCACCCGCGCCGACGGCTGGGTGGATATCGAGGGCGGTATCGGCACGGTGTTTACCTATGCCAGCCTGGTCAACCGCGAACTGCCCAACGATGTGGTCATGGTGGAGGGCGAAATGGAGCGTCTGTCCAAGAATGGCAGCTTTGTCGGCCGTCACATCCTTAGCTCCAAGCCCGGCGTATCGGTGCATATCAACGCCTTCAACTTTCCCTGTTGGGGGATGCTGGAAAAAATCGCCCCAAGCCTGGCAGCGGGCGTACCCGTGATCGTGAAGCCGGCGACGCCGACCGCCTACCTGACCGAGGCCGTGGTCCGGGAGATGATCGCCGGTGGCTTTTTCCCGGAGGGGTCCATCCAGTTGATCTGTGGTTCGGTGGGCGACCTGCTGGACCAGCTCGAAGAACAGGACGTGGTGACCTTTACCGGCTCCGCCAGCACCGGTCGCAAACTGCGCTCGCACCCGAACATCGTCGCCAACTCGGTGCCCTTTACGATGGAGGCGGATTCACTGAACTGCGCCATCCTCGGCCAGACGGTACAGCCGGAAGACCCTGAGTTCGAGCTGTTCGTGAAGGAGGTGGCGCGCGAGATGACGGTCAAGGCGGGGCAGAAGTGCACCGCGATCCGGCGCGCGATAGTGCCCGCGGACAAACTTGCGGCGGTCAGCGAGGCGCTGCAGGCGCGGCTGGACAAGGCGGTGCTTGGGGACCCGGCAGCTGAGGGTGTGCGCATGGGGCCATTGGTGGGCCGGGACCAGGCCCGCGACGTGCGCGCCAATGTCCAGCGCCTGGCCCAGGAGTGCGAGATCATCTACGGCGGCGGCGAGGAATTTGCGCTCACTGGCACGGACAACAGCAGCGGCGCGTTTTTTCCCGCCACCTTGCTGCGTTGCGACGACCCCCTCAACCAATCACTGGTACACGAAGTCGAGGCCTTTGGCCCCGTCAGTACCCTGATGCCCTACACCAGCATCGACGACGCGGTGGCCATCGCGCGCCTGGGCAAGGGCAGTCTGGTGGGTTCACTGTTTACCCACGACGATCAGGAGGCGCGCCGGGTCATTCTGGCCACCGCGCCCTGGCACGGCCGCATGCTGATCATCAACCGCGACTGCGCGGCGGAATCCACTGGCCACGGCTCGCCGCTGGCACCGCTGGTGCACGGCGGTCCCGGGCGCGCTGGTGGCGGTGAGGAGCTGGGTGGTATCCGCGCGGTCAAACACTATATGCAGCGCACCGCGCTGCAGGGTTCGCCGACCACCCTGATGGCCATCACCTCGGAATACCATCCGGGCGCCCGTGGCTACAGCGACGCGGTCCATCCTTTCAAGAAGTATTTCGAGGAGCTGCAGATCGGCGAAACCCTGCTCACTCACCGGCGTACCGTGACCGAGGCCGATATCGTCAACTTCGGCTGTATCAGTGGCGATCATTTCTACGCCCACTTTGACGAGATCGCGGCGAAGGATTCCTTTTTCGGCAAGCGGGTGGCGCATGGCTATTTCGTGATTTCGGCGGCGGCCGGCATGTTCGTCGATCCGGCGCCGGGCCCGGTCATTGCCAACTACGGTCTGGAAAATCTGCGCTTTATCGAGCCCGTGGCACCCGGTGATACCATCCGTACCCGCCTGACAGTGAAGAAGAAGATCAAGAAAAAGCCACGCGGAGACGAAAAACCCAACGGTGTGGTGGTCTGGGCCATCGAAGTGACCAACCAGGCGGACGAAGCGGTGGCAGTTTACGATATCATGACGCTTGTTGAACGCCGCGAAGCCTGAGCCGGGAGAGCCTTGTCCATGTCATATCAGAACATAGAGTTTGTCATCGAGCGCGGCGTGGCCCGGCTGACGCTGGACCGCCCCAGGCGCTGAACAGTTTTACCGCGGCGATGCACGCTGAGGTCAACGAGGCGCTGACCCAGGCCGCCGGGGACAAGGCGGTGCGGGCCGTGCTGCTCACCGGTAACGGACGTGGCTTCTGTGCGGGTCAGGATCTCAACGACCGCGCGGTCGCCTCCGGCGACGAAGCCCCCGATCTGGGCGCTTCGGTGGAGCAGTACTACAATCCGTTGATCCGGCTGATCACAGGCATGGAGAAACCCGTAATTTGTGCGGTCAATGGCGTGGCGGCCGGCGCCGGTGCCAATATCGCACTGGCCTGCGACCTGGTGATCGCGGCCCGCTCGGCCAGCTTTATCGAATCGTTTTGCAAGCTCGGTGTGATTCCCGATTCCGGCGGCACCTGGATTCTGCCCCGGCTGGTGGGCATGGCCAGGGCCCGTGGGCTGGCGATGCTGGGACCAAAAGTGTCAGCAGAGCAGGCCCTGGCCTGGGGCATGATCTGGGAAGTGGTTGACGATGAGCAGTTGCAGGAGCACGCGCTCGGCCTTGCCGAACAGCTGGCCACCCAGCCCACCCGCGGCTTCGCATTTACCAAGCAGGCGCTGGCGGCCTCCGCCAGCAACTCCCTGGATGCGCAGCTCGAACTGGAAAAGGAGCTGATGCGCGCAGCCGGCAAGACCAGCGATTATCGGGAGGGCGTGGCCGCCTTTCTGGAAAAACGCAAGCCGCAGTATCGGGGCGAGTAGTGGAAGCCGGGAAGCAGCAATTGGCACAGGCCTGCGGCGCGGCGCTGTGGGTGGGCGACAAAGCCTGTCAGGCTCACGGCATCGAACTGCAGGAGATCACGGCGGGCGGTGCGGTCATGTCGATGACAGTGCGGGACGACATGGTCAACGGCCACGCGATCTGTCACGGTGGCTTCATCTTTGCGCTGGCGGACAGCAGTTTCGCCTACGCCTGCAACAGTGAAAATTTCAACACGGTAGCTGCCGGCGCGCGGATCGAGTTTCTGGCGCCGGCGCGGCTCGGCGAGACGCTGACTGCCCGTGCCCGGCAGGTGATCCAGCGCGGGCGCACCGGCCTCTACGATGTTGAGGTCAGCAATCAGCAGGGGGACGTAATCGCGCTGTTTCGCGGCAATTCCCACCGTATCGGCGGCCAGCTGGTCGCAACAGCAAACTCCGGCGATGTCGATCAGACGGCCGGGCCAGCAACGGGAGAACCGGTTTAATGCAAGACGCTTTTATCTGTGATGCAGTGCGTACCCCTATCGGCCGCTACGGTGGTGCTCTGTCCGCGGTACGCGCGGATGATCTGGGAGCGATCCCGCTGCGGGCGCTGCAGCAGCGCAATCCGGGAGTGGCCTGGGATCAGGTCGACGACGTCTGGTACGGCTGCGCCAATCAGGCGGGGGAAGACAATCGCAATGTCGCGCGCATGAGTGCGCTGCTGGCGGGTCTGCCGGCGACGGTGCCGGGCGTGACCGTCAATCGCCTGTGTGGCTCGGGCATGGATGCGATCGGCTCCGCCGCGCGCGCGATCAAGTGTGGCGAGGCGCAACTGGCCATTGCCGGCGGCGTGGAGTCCATGTCGCGGGCCCCGTTTGTGGTCGCCAAGGCTGCCACTGCCTTCAGCCGCGACGCGCAGATGTACGACACCACCATTGGCTGGCGTTTCGTCAACAAGCTGATGCAGCAACAGTATGGTATCGATTCGATGCCGGAAACTGCGGAGAACGTGGCCCGGGATTTCGGTATAGAGCGCGAGGCGCAGGATGCCTTTGCGCTGCGCAGCCAGCAGCGTACCCAGGCGGCCCAGGAGGCGGGCCGCTTCGACGCCGAGTTGGTGCCGGTCAGCATCCCGCAGCGCAAGGGCGACCCGCTGCTGGTCAGCGTCGACGAACATCCGCGGGCGACCTCTCTGGAGGCGCTGGCAAAGCTGCCGACACCGTTTCGCGACAACGGCACCGTTACCGCGGGCAATGCCTCGGGCGTCAACGATGGTGCCTGCGCGCTGGTGCTGGCCTCGGCAGCCGCAGCGGACGCCCAGGGCCTGACGCCCCGGGCACGGGTGGTGGCAATGGCCAGCAGCGGCCTGGAGCCGCGCATCATGGGCTACGGGCCGGTGGCGGCGACACAGAAAGTACTGGCGCTGGCCAGCCTGACGCTGGCAGACATGGACCTGATAGAACTGAACGAGGCTTTTGCCGCGCAGGGGCTGGCAGTATTGCGGGGGCTGGGGCTGGCCGATGACGAGTCCCGGGTCAACCCCAACGGCGGCGCGATCGCGCTGGGCCACCCGCTGGGCATGAGTGGCGCCCGCCTGGTCACCACCGCGATGTATGAACTGCAGCGGCGCGATGGCCGCTACGCCCTGTGCACCATGTGTATCGGCGTGGGGCAGGGCATCGCGCTGGTGATTGAACGTGTGTAGAGAACGATTGGCAACAGGAGAGCAGCGATGAGCAGCACCATGTCACAACCCGACGCAGCACAGCAGGAAACCCTGTTCCAGACCCGGATCGACGCCGAGGAAAAAATCGAGCCGAAGGACTGGATGCCGGAAAAATACCGGCAGAACCTGATCCGCCAGATCTCCCAACATGCGCACTCGGAAGTGATCGGCATGCAGCCCGAGGGCAACTGGATTACCCGGGCCCCAACCCTGCACCGCAAGTGTGTGTTGCTGGCCAAGGTCCAGGATGAGGGTGGCCACGGCCTGTATCTGTACAGCGCCGCCGAAACCCTGGGCATCACCCGGGAGGAGTTGATCGAAGGCCTGCATTCCGGCAAGGCCAAATACGCGTCGATCTTCAACTACCCATCCCTGACCTGGGCCGACATGGGCGCGATTGGCTGGCTGGTCGACGGTGCGGCGATTGTCAACCAGGTCTCCCTGCAGCGCACCTCCTACGGGCCCTATTCCCGCGGTATGGTACGAATCTGCAAGGAGGAGAGCTTTCACCAGCGGCAGGGCTACCACATCATGATGACCCTGGCCCGCGGCAGTGCCGAACAGAAGGCCATGGCCCAGGATGCACTGGACCGGTTCTGGTGGCCGTCACTGATGATGTTCGGCCCCCACGACGCTGAATCCGCGCACTCGGCGCAGTCGATGAAATGGAAGATCAAGCGCCAGAGCAACGATGAGCTGCGGCAGAAATTTGTCGACCAGTCTGTCAAGCAGGCGGAAGTGATCGGGCTGACGATTCCCGATCCGGATCTGAAATGGAACGAGGAGCGCGGCCACTACGATTTCGGTGAAATCGACTGGGAGGAATTCACCCGGGTCATCAATGGTGATGGCATGTGCAACCGGCAGCGTCTGGCTCACCACATCCGGGCGCACGAAGAGGGGCAGTGGGTGCGTGACGCCATTACCGCCCATGAGGCCAAGCAACGCGAGCGCGCAGCCAGCGCAGCTGCGTAGACGGAGGGAAGCAATCCATGTCGGAACACATGAAACTGTACGAAGTCTTTATCCGCTCCCGCCGCGGGCTGGATCACAAGCATGTGGGCAGCCTGCACGCGGAGGATCCGGCACAGGCGCTGGAGTACGCGCGCGATGTCTATACCCGTCGCAGTGAGGGAGTCAGTATCTGGGTGGTGAACTCCTCGGATATTGTCGCCTCCCAGGAGGGCGACTGCGAGAGTTTCTACGATCCGCTCGATGACAAACCCTACCGTCATGCAACGCACTATGAGTTGCCTGACGAAGTCAACAGCATGTGAGGTGGAACCAATGACTGCTAGCGATACGCAGCAAGCAACCCGGCAATATGCAGTACGCCTGGGTGACGACGCCTTGATTCTGGGCCACCGTTTGTCGGAGTGGTGCAGCAACGGGCCGTTTCTTGAAGAAGACCTGGCGCTGACCAATGTCGCGCTGGATTTCATCGGCCGCGCCCGCATGTTCTACGGCTACGCCGCGGAACTGACCGGCGGTGACTGTACCGAAGATACACTGGCCTACCAGCGCGACTGCCGCGAGTTCCGCAATCTGTTGCTGCACGAGCTACCGATCGGGGACTTCGCCTTCA
It contains:
- the paaZ gene encoding phenylacetic acid degradation bifunctional protein PaaZ; translation: MRLQSYVTGQWRDGTGEPVVVHNAVTGAPLCEVSSEGIDFAAVVRHGRDTGGPALRAMTFHQRAAALKDMAKHLMAHKEDFYALSASTGATRADGWVDIEGGIGTVFTYASLVNRELPNDVVMVEGEMERLSKNGSFVGRHILSSKPGVSVHINAFNFPCWGMLEKIAPSLAAGVPVIVKPATPTAYLTEAVVREMIAGGFFPEGSIQLICGSVGDLLDQLEEQDVVTFTGSASTGRKLRSHPNIVANSVPFTMEADSLNCAILGQTVQPEDPEFELFVKEVAREMTVKAGQKCTAIRRAIVPADKLAAVSEALQARLDKAVLGDPAAEGVRMGPLVGRDQARDVRANVQRLAQECEIIYGGGEEFALTGTDNSSGAFFPATLLRCDDPLNQSLVHEVEAFGPVSTLMPYTSIDDAVAIARLGKGSLVGSLFTHDDQEARRVILATAPWHGRMLIINRDCAAESTGHGSPLAPLVHGGPGRAGGGEELGGIRAVKHYMQRTALQGSPTTLMAITSEYHPGARGYSDAVHPFKKYFEELQIGETLLTHRRTVTEADIVNFGCISGDHFYAHFDEIAAKDSFFGKRVAHGYFVISAAAGMFVDPAPGPVIANYGLENLRFIEPVAPGDTIRTRLTVKKKIKKKPRGDEKPNGVVVWAIEVTNQADEAVAVYDIMTLVERREA
- the paaG gene encoding 2-(1,2-epoxy-1,2-dihydrophenyl)acetyl-CoA isomerase PaaG yields the protein MHAEVNEALTQAAGDKAVRAVLLTGNGRGFCAGQDLNDRAVASGDEAPDLGASVEQYYNPLIRLITGMEKPVICAVNGVAAGAGANIALACDLVIAARSASFIESFCKLGVIPDSGGTWILPRLVGMARARGLAMLGPKVSAEQALAWGMIWEVVDDEQLQEHALGLAEQLATQPTRGFAFTKQALAASASNSLDAQLELEKELMRAAGKTSDYREGVAAFLEKRKPQYRGE
- the paaI gene encoding hydroxyphenylacetyl-CoA thioesterase PaaI, which produces MEAGKQQLAQACGAALWVGDKACQAHGIELQEITAGGAVMSMTVRDDMVNGHAICHGGFIFALADSSFAYACNSENFNTVAAGARIEFLAPARLGETLTARARQVIQRGRTGLYDVEVSNQQGDVIALFRGNSHRIGGQLVATANSGDVDQTAGPATGEPV
- the pcaF gene encoding 3-oxoadipyl-CoA thiolase, which translates into the protein MQDAFICDAVRTPIGRYGGALSAVRADDLGAIPLRALQQRNPGVAWDQVDDVWYGCANQAGEDNRNVARMSALLAGLPATVPGVTVNRLCGSGMDAIGSAARAIKCGEAQLAIAGGVESMSRAPFVVAKAATAFSRDAQMYDTTIGWRFVNKLMQQQYGIDSMPETAENVARDFGIEREAQDAFALRSQQRTQAAQEAGRFDAELVPVSIPQRKGDPLLVSVDEHPRATSLEALAKLPTPFRDNGTVTAGNASGVNDGACALVLASAAAADAQGLTPRARVVAMASSGLEPRIMGYGPVAATQKVLALASLTLADMDLIELNEAFAAQGLAVLRGLGLADDESRVNPNGGAIALGHPLGMSGARLVTTAMYELQRRDGRYALCTMCIGVGQGIALVIERV
- the paaA gene encoding 1,2-phenylacetyl-CoA epoxidase subunit PaaA, whose translation is MSSTMSQPDAAQQETLFQTRIDAEEKIEPKDWMPEKYRQNLIRQISQHAHSEVIGMQPEGNWITRAPTLHRKCVLLAKVQDEGGHGLYLYSAAETLGITREELIEGLHSGKAKYASIFNYPSLTWADMGAIGWLVDGAAIVNQVSLQRTSYGPYSRGMVRICKEESFHQRQGYHIMMTLARGSAEQKAMAQDALDRFWWPSLMMFGPHDAESAHSAQSMKWKIKRQSNDELRQKFVDQSVKQAEVIGLTIPDPDLKWNEERGHYDFGEIDWEEFTRVINGDGMCNRQRLAHHIRAHEEGQWVRDAITAHEAKQRERAASAAA
- the paaB gene encoding 1,2-phenylacetyl-CoA epoxidase subunit PaaB, yielding MSEHMKLYEVFIRSRRGLDHKHVGSLHAEDPAQALEYARDVYTRRSEGVSIWVVNSSDIVASQEGDCESFYDPLDDKPYRHATHYELPDEVNSM